A region of Subtercola boreus DNA encodes the following proteins:
- a CDS encoding TetR/AcrR family transcriptional regulator, which yields MQTTADAETTTGVAEGEEPESGVGARQRRTSRLLTSRARELTVENGLAGFTVQRLCDEVGVSRRTFFNYFSAKEDAVLGVARGADDDHVRAFMAARSGDLVTDLADLAVEAFAELALTAEDLETFRTILDREPALLAILLRSAQTQQERFVAMVAEREELGSDRVTAEVAVKLVGGLVSLSAEGFFAPGNLLPFSEILESRLAAASVLLTRLRSKDLVYTP from the coding sequence ATGCAGACGACAGCCGACGCGGAGACGACGACCGGTGTCGCCGAGGGGGAGGAGCCGGAATCCGGTGTGGGCGCCAGGCAGCGCCGCACCAGCCGGCTCCTCACCTCCCGGGCCCGTGAGCTGACGGTCGAGAACGGACTCGCCGGCTTCACCGTGCAGCGCCTGTGCGATGAGGTCGGCGTCTCCCGGCGCACCTTCTTCAACTACTTCTCCGCCAAGGAGGACGCTGTGCTCGGCGTCGCCCGCGGCGCCGACGACGACCACGTGCGCGCGTTCATGGCCGCGCGCTCCGGGGACCTGGTCACCGACCTCGCCGACCTCGCCGTCGAGGCCTTCGCTGAACTCGCCCTCACCGCCGAGGATCTTGAGACGTTCCGGACCATACTCGACAGGGAGCCCGCCCTGCTGGCCATCCTGCTCCGGTCGGCCCAGACCCAGCAGGAACGTTTCGTCGCGATGGTCGCCGAGCGCGAAGAGCTCGGCTCCGACCGGGTCACCGCCGAGGTCGCGGTCAAGCTGGTCGGCGGGCTCGTCTCCCTCAGCGCCGAGGGTTTCTTCGCACCGGGAAACCTGCTGCCGTTCTCCGAGATCCTCGAGAGCCGCCTTGCCGCGGCATCCGTTCTGCTCACCCGCCTCCGATCGAAAGACCTGGTGTACACGCCATGA
- a CDS encoding MDR family MFS transporter, which yields MTTAQSLKGQAEPILLTKRRIWIIFGALIAGMLLSSLDQTIVSTAMPTIVGQLGGVENQAWITTAYLLATTIVMPIYGKFGDVLGRRNLFLIAIALFTLASIGCAFSTDFWMFVVFRALQGLGGGGLMILSQAIIADIVPASERGKYLGPLGGIFGLAAVGGPLLGGYFVDHLTWQWAFYINIPVGIAAFAITWFALKLPSKHATMKIDLPGVLLLSIATTCLIFFTEFGGNRQHGWGAPETWMFGAGLLVAGTLFVLVEARAEDPIIPLSFFTNRVFVIATAIGFVLGIAMFAAIGFLPTFLQMASKTSAAESGLLLLPMMVGLIGTSILSGIAITRTGRYRIFPILGTLITGVAMFAMTTLSASTPIWLICVFLFVFGAGLGLIMQVVVLVVQNSVPATQVGTATSTNNYFREVGSALGVAVFGALFTSSLSEKLLAVFSGAGASAGDASQATATLDPATLNQLPQAVQDQVVTAYADSLAPVFWYLIPFLAVAFVLSLFLPQIKLSDVAGMVARGEAVTGEEAEALEAEQREAARAAREAPRAMRDAPKE from the coding sequence ATGACCACCGCACAATCCCTCAAAGGCCAGGCCGAGCCCATCCTGCTCACGAAACGCCGGATCTGGATCATCTTCGGCGCCCTGATCGCCGGCATGCTCCTCTCGAGCCTCGACCAGACCATCGTGTCGACCGCGATGCCCACCATCGTCGGGCAGCTCGGTGGCGTCGAGAACCAGGCCTGGATCACCACGGCCTACCTGCTCGCCACCACGATCGTCATGCCGATCTACGGCAAGTTCGGTGACGTGCTGGGGCGCCGCAACCTGTTCCTCATCGCGATCGCCCTGTTCACGCTCGCGTCGATCGGCTGCGCGTTCTCCACGGACTTCTGGATGTTCGTGGTGTTCCGGGCGCTCCAGGGCCTCGGCGGCGGTGGCCTGATGATCCTCTCGCAGGCGATCATCGCCGACATCGTGCCCGCCTCGGAGCGCGGCAAGTACCTCGGCCCGCTCGGCGGCATCTTCGGTCTCGCGGCCGTCGGCGGCCCGCTGCTCGGCGGCTACTTCGTCGACCACCTCACGTGGCAGTGGGCGTTCTACATCAACATCCCTGTTGGTATCGCCGCGTTCGCGATCACCTGGTTCGCGCTGAAGCTGCCGAGCAAGCACGCGACGATGAAGATCGACCTGCCCGGTGTGCTGCTGCTCTCGATCGCCACCACCTGCCTCATCTTCTTCACCGAGTTCGGCGGCAACAGGCAGCACGGCTGGGGTGCGCCGGAGACGTGGATGTTCGGGGCCGGCCTGCTGGTGGCGGGCACCCTGTTCGTGCTGGTCGAGGCGCGGGCAGAGGATCCGATCATCCCGCTCTCCTTCTTCACGAACCGCGTGTTCGTGATCGCGACGGCCATCGGGTTCGTGCTCGGCATCGCCATGTTCGCCGCGATCGGCTTCCTGCCGACGTTCCTGCAGATGGCATCGAAGACGTCGGCCGCGGAGTCCGGTCTGCTGCTGCTCCCCATGATGGTCGGCCTGATCGGCACCTCGATCCTCTCCGGTATCGCCATCACCCGCACGGGGCGGTACAGGATCTTCCCGATCCTCGGCACGCTGATCACCGGTGTGGCCATGTTCGCGATGACGACGCTCAGCGCCTCGACGCCCATCTGGCTCATCTGCGTGTTCCTCTTCGTGTTCGGTGCGGGCCTCGGGCTCATCATGCAGGTCGTCGTGCTCGTGGTGCAGAACTCTGTTCCGGCCACGCAGGTCGGCACGGCGACGAGCACGAACAACTACTTCCGCGAGGTCGGATCCGCTCTCGGCGTGGCCGTGTTCGGCGCTCTGTTCACCAGCAGCCTCTCGGAGAAGCTGCTCGCGGTCTTCTCGGGTGCCGGAGCCTCGGCGGGTGACGCTTCGCAGGCCACCGCGACGCTCGACCCGGCGACGCTGAACCAGCTGCCGCAGGCCGTGCAGGACCAGGTCGTCACGGCGTACGCCGATTCGCTCGCGCCGGTGTTCTGGTACCTCATCCCGTTCCTCGCCGTCGCGTTTGTGCTCTCGCTCTTCCTCCCGCAGATCAAGCTCTCGGATGTCGCGGGAATGGTCGCCCGCGGCGAAGCCGTCACCGGCGAGGAGGCCGAGGCTCTTGAGGCCGAGCAGCGCGAGGCGGCTCGTGCCGCCCGCGAGGCGCCGCGGGCCATGCGCGACGCCCCGAAAGAGTGA
- a CDS encoding cellulase family glycosylhydrolase — translation MQFTRRAALTTGISAGALMGSGVLAGGVAPALASAAPALVAQQAPARIASFPVGYSLGSNILWGTTAEVDQTLDAIANIGGTIVRIDIMWYWVQPTSSTTFDWSRVDYMVAGALARGLSILGIILSSPPWASLGGVKTVSTDRPRTAALYGTFAGAVAKRYKGKIGAYEIWNEPNGREAFTPNPDPAFYAQMVKAAYPAIKKADPAAKVVAGALGPAPTADGLIDPVTFMNGMYAAGAQGFFDAFSFHPYDFDYTLSPSCLWDTTPMRRMIEMHAIMKAKGDGSKKIWLTEYGVPTNLYSQQHVSDMIADTLMTWNEVSYAGPVYIYTVRDGTTDTDSFGAVTNDFQAKTSAYTVQYLQSQGMPGRNEGSVFAGSPDSALGPTVSPVYALGRGYAQECENGTRFLTNNGWFSSPTDVGTLARRFQIVPSTALVNGRQDFDVDGGFAIFTSASTGTHAVYGAILSTYVPSLGLPTTDEYAYQGTTSRAVDFQGGQIVWSPTTGSTLSMKS, via the coding sequence ATGCAATTCACACGACGTGCAGCACTCACCACCGGCATCTCTGCCGGAGCTCTGATGGGTTCAGGAGTCCTGGCAGGCGGAGTCGCTCCAGCCCTCGCCTCGGCCGCTCCAGCGCTGGTCGCACAACAGGCGCCCGCCCGCATCGCGAGCTTCCCGGTGGGCTACTCGCTCGGCTCGAACATCCTCTGGGGGACGACGGCCGAGGTCGACCAGACGCTCGATGCTATCGCCAACATCGGCGGAACGATCGTGCGGATCGACATCATGTGGTACTGGGTGCAGCCGACGTCGTCGACGACCTTCGACTGGTCGCGGGTCGACTACATGGTGGCGGGTGCGCTGGCGAGGGGTCTCAGCATCCTCGGTATCATCCTGTCGAGTCCACCGTGGGCCTCCCTGGGCGGCGTCAAGACGGTTTCGACCGATCGGCCGCGGACCGCGGCGCTCTACGGCACCTTCGCCGGTGCGGTGGCCAAACGCTACAAGGGAAAGATCGGTGCCTACGAGATCTGGAACGAACCGAACGGCCGGGAGGCCTTCACGCCGAACCCGGATCCCGCTTTCTACGCCCAGATGGTCAAAGCCGCCTACCCGGCGATCAAGAAGGCCGACCCGGCGGCGAAGGTCGTTGCTGGCGCGCTGGGCCCGGCTCCGACCGCCGATGGTCTGATCGACCCGGTCACCTTCATGAACGGGATGTACGCAGCCGGCGCGCAGGGATTCTTCGATGCCTTCTCGTTCCATCCCTACGACTTCGACTACACCCTCAGCCCGAGCTGCCTCTGGGACACGACCCCGATGCGCCGGATGATCGAGATGCACGCCATCATGAAGGCCAAGGGCGACGGCTCGAAGAAGATCTGGCTCACCGAGTACGGCGTTCCGACGAACCTCTACTCGCAGCAGCACGTCTCGGACATGATCGCCGACACCCTGATGACCTGGAACGAAGTCTCCTACGCAGGGCCGGTGTACATCTACACGGTCCGTGATGGAACGACCGACACGGACTCCTTCGGGGCCGTCACGAACGACTTCCAGGCCAAGACGTCGGCCTACACCGTGCAGTATCTGCAGTCCCAGGGCATGCCCGGGCGGAACGAGGGGTCGGTCTTCGCCGGCTCACCCGACTCGGCCCTCGGACCGACCGTCTCGCCCGTGTACGCGCTGGGCCGGGGCTATGCGCAGGAGTGCGAGAACGGAACGCGATTCCTGACCAACAACGGGTGGTTCAGTTCGCCGACGGATGTGGGCACCCTCGCCCGCCGGTTCCAGATCGTTCCCTCGACCGCCCTGGTCAACGGCCGGCAGGACTTCGACGTCGACGGCGGCTTCGCGATCTTCACCTCCGCGTCGACGGGCACGCATGCGGTGTACGGTGCGATCCTCAGCACCTACGTGCCGAGTCTCGGCCTGCCCACGACCGACGAGTATGCCTACCAGGGGACCACCAGCCGGGCGGTCGACTTCCAGGGCGGCCAGATCGTGTGGTCGCCGACGACCGGTTCCACTCTGTCGATGAAGAGCTGA
- a CDS encoding NAD(P)-dependent alcohol dehydrogenase has product MKALRYVAVGQAPEVVEIPIPTPGPGQVLLKVTAGGVCHSDDYVMSLPEKDYLEQGYPLPMTLGHEGAGIVHEIGEGVDSTLKVGDAVAVYGPWGCGRCHNCSEGKENYCTNAAAEGIRPPGLGSQGSMAEYMIVDNARHLVPLGDLDPVKNVSLTDAGLTPYHAIKRSLPKLGAGTVAVVIGTGGLGHVGIQILKALSGATVIALDVSDEKLKLATHVGADHVVISDADAARKIRDLTGGLGANAVFDFVGAKPTIALAQSIAAVEADLTVVGIGGGSLEYGFGSIAYDVAVRIPYWGSRSELIEVLDLARAGKIDVEVQEYSLDDGPKAYADLAASTIRGRAVIVP; this is encoded by the coding sequence ATGAAAGCACTCCGTTATGTTGCCGTCGGCCAGGCTCCCGAGGTCGTCGAGATTCCCATTCCCACGCCCGGCCCCGGCCAGGTTCTGCTCAAAGTCACCGCGGGTGGCGTCTGCCACTCCGACGACTACGTGATGAGCCTGCCCGAGAAGGACTACCTCGAGCAGGGCTACCCTCTGCCCATGACGCTCGGCCACGAGGGCGCCGGAATCGTGCACGAGATCGGCGAGGGCGTCGACTCGACCCTGAAGGTCGGCGACGCCGTCGCTGTCTACGGGCCCTGGGGCTGCGGTCGCTGCCACAACTGCTCGGAGGGCAAAGAGAACTACTGCACCAATGCGGCGGCAGAGGGAATCCGTCCTCCGGGTCTCGGCAGCCAGGGCTCCATGGCGGAGTACATGATCGTCGACAACGCCCGCCACCTGGTTCCGCTCGGCGACCTCGACCCGGTCAAGAACGTGTCACTGACAGACGCCGGACTCACTCCGTACCACGCCATCAAGCGTTCGCTGCCGAAGCTCGGCGCCGGCACGGTCGCGGTCGTGATCGGAACGGGCGGGCTCGGCCACGTCGGCATCCAGATCCTGAAGGCCCTCTCGGGTGCCACCGTCATCGCCCTCGACGTGAGCGACGAGAAGCTGAAGCTCGCGACGCACGTCGGTGCGGACCACGTCGTCATCAGCGACGCGGATGCCGCCCGGAAGATCCGCGACCTGACCGGCGGCCTCGGCGCCAATGCCGTCTTCGATTTCGTGGGAGCGAAGCCGACGATCGCCCTCGCCCAGAGCATCGCCGCGGTCGAAGCCGACCTGACCGTGGTCGGCATCGGCGGCGGGTCGCTGGAGTACGGTTTCGGCTCGATCGCCTACGACGTTGCTGTGCGCATCCCCTACTGGGGTTCCCGCAGCGAACTGATCGAGGTGCTCGATCTGGCTCGCGCCGGAAAGATCGACGTCGAGGTGCAGGAGTACAGCCTCGACGACGGCCCGAAAGCGTACGCCGACCTCGCCGCCAGCACCATCCGCGGCCGCGCCGTCATCGTTCCGTAG
- a CDS encoding MarR family winged helix-turn-helix transcriptional regulator — protein MGDITSSQKSVLSRLENGPATKSDLARAESISPQSMGVIITSLEAAGLVIGSPDETDGRKTLYLLSGTAMERYSSGRLAKDDWLFRAIAEQLSANEERLLEECLPLLRRLAQGL, from the coding sequence TTGGGCGATATCACGTCGTCCCAGAAGTCGGTGCTGTCCCGGCTGGAGAACGGCCCTGCCACGAAGAGCGACCTGGCGCGGGCCGAATCGATCAGCCCCCAGTCGATGGGCGTGATCATCACCTCCCTCGAAGCAGCGGGCCTGGTCATCGGTTCCCCGGACGAGACCGACGGGCGGAAGACGCTCTATCTCCTGTCCGGAACCGCGATGGAACGGTATTCCAGCGGTCGGTTGGCGAAGGACGACTGGTTGTTCCGGGCGATCGCCGAACAACTCTCGGCGAACGAGGAACGCCTCCTCGAGGAGTGCCTGCCGTTGCTCAGGAGGCTTGCGCAGGGCCTCTGA
- a CDS encoding thioesterase family protein, with translation MPAYFEPLGDDRYRPTAEAEGAWNPGEIHFSPLGGLVVHAIDKHRAERAPGGPDTKLLGRISFDILGFLADDVCTVSVRTTRPGRTIELVEATVVIGDRPAVLARAWFIGASDTAIVRGGEPDPIPSPETVEPQTLSHTWSGGFVASLDVREVAPRSPGRGTVWLNTDAQLVEGEQVSPAASFIALVDTANGIAAREPGSAWMFPNVDLTVHLFRQPQGSWVGLDTSVVFGASGLGLTSSVLHDAHGAVGRAEQLLTVRPVP, from the coding sequence GTGCCTGCCTACTTCGAGCCCCTCGGCGACGACCGCTACCGCCCGACCGCCGAGGCCGAAGGTGCCTGGAACCCGGGCGAGATCCACTTCAGCCCGCTCGGCGGACTGGTCGTGCATGCGATCGACAAGCACCGCGCTGAGCGGGCCCCGGGTGGCCCCGACACCAAGCTGCTGGGGCGGATCAGCTTCGACATCCTCGGATTCCTGGCCGACGATGTCTGCACCGTCTCGGTGCGCACCACGAGGCCCGGGCGCACGATCGAACTCGTCGAGGCCACCGTCGTCATCGGCGACCGGCCCGCGGTGCTGGCCCGGGCCTGGTTCATAGGGGCTTCCGACACCGCGATCGTCCGGGGCGGGGAACCCGATCCGATTCCCTCGCCGGAGACGGTCGAACCGCAGACGCTCTCGCACACCTGGTCGGGTGGCTTCGTCGCCTCGCTCGACGTGCGGGAGGTCGCGCCCCGGTCACCCGGCCGCGGCACGGTCTGGCTCAACACCGATGCGCAGCTCGTCGAGGGCGAGCAGGTGAGCCCTGCCGCATCCTTCATCGCCCTCGTCGACACGGCCAACGGGATCGCCGCCCGGGAGCCGGGCAGCGCGTGGATGTTCCCGAACGTCGACCTGACCGTCCACCTCTTCCGTCAGCCGCAGGGCAGCTGGGTCGGGCTCGACACGTCCGTCGTCTTCGGTGCGTCGGGCCTCGGTCTCACCAGCTCGGTGCTCCACGACGCGCACGGCGCCGTGGGACGCGCCGAGCAGCTCCTCACGGTGCGCCCGGTCCCCTGA
- a CDS encoding glycosyltransferase family 2 protein yields the protein MPYPVNPQTGVSVVVPVRNDAFALARCLEALSRQSRLPDEIIVVDNGSTDDGPDGGGAHDLRAVAARWGARLLHEPEPGILAASTTGYDAARFSVIARLDADTLPPPEWIASGLAVLSARPEIAAVTGPATFYDGPRHGAGVWARAYVGAYIGSIRLAIGMTPLFGSTFFLRTTAWHAVASVTHRWGTSLHDDLDLSIHLAPAHRVIYDRSVTVGISFRPFVQWRSLGYRFHRGFMTLALHWPGDSALLRWRRRLGRRARLLTGAGRPTLGG from the coding sequence GTGCCATACCCTGTGAACCCGCAGACCGGAGTCTCCGTCGTCGTGCCCGTGAGAAACGATGCCTTCGCCCTGGCGCGGTGCCTCGAAGCCCTCAGCCGCCAGTCCCGCCTGCCGGACGAGATCATCGTCGTCGACAACGGCAGCACGGATGACGGCCCGGACGGTGGCGGCGCTCACGACCTCCGCGCCGTCGCCGCCCGGTGGGGTGCACGGCTGTTGCACGAACCGGAACCGGGCATCCTGGCCGCCAGCACCACCGGCTACGATGCTGCCCGCTTCTCGGTCATCGCACGCCTCGACGCCGACACCCTGCCGCCACCCGAATGGATCGCCAGCGGGCTCGCGGTGCTGTCAGCGCGGCCGGAGATCGCCGCCGTCACGGGGCCGGCCACCTTCTACGACGGCCCGCGCCACGGCGCGGGGGTCTGGGCGCGAGCCTACGTGGGTGCCTACATCGGCTCGATCAGGCTCGCCATCGGCATGACCCCGCTCTTCGGTTCGACGTTCTTCCTCCGCACCACCGCCTGGCACGCCGTGGCATCCGTGACCCACCGCTGGGGCACCTCGCTGCACGATGACCTCGACCTGAGCATCCACCTTGCTCCCGCCCACCGAGTGATCTATGACCGCTCCGTCACCGTCGGCATCTCGTTCCGTCCGTTCGTGCAGTGGCGGAGCCTCGGTTACCGGTTCCACCGCGGGTTCATGACACTGGCCCTGCACTGGCCCGGCGACTCGGCGCTGCTCCGGTGGCGCCGTCGTCTCGGCAGAAGAGCACGCCTGCTCACCGGGGCCGGCCGCCCTACACTCGGAGGATGA
- a CDS encoding anthranilate synthase component I family protein: MTAGVLHHRLARPVSAPDVFRLICGERTEAFWLDGGETSYIGLGEPILPREDVLGTLRAELAEPLWPSLGVVGWIGYEVLTETIGPVGRGRPSPYPDAAFLRVDRLVAVHRDGSAELRAAGDRWEGDLELWRRRTVELLETPGHSVAAPMHDPEAGPGAPLPVAWRDTDAEYLAKIADCQRSIAAGDAYVLNLTTEVTVRGSLDAVAVYHALRRESPSDHGALLRIGGVSLLSASPEVFLRVGVDGRVSTSPVKGTRARSEHPTLDARAAAALEADPKERAENTMIVDLMRNDLTRVCRPGSVEVTRLLSVETHPQVHQLVSTVEGILREGLGAVDAVAATFPAGSMTGTPKLSAVAILDRLEDRARGLYAGAFGFFGTDGRAELAMTIRSIVIDGERASIGVGGGITALSVPAEELAETKLKAAALLRALAAT, encoded by the coding sequence ATGACCGCAGGAGTGCTGCACCACCGGCTCGCCCGGCCCGTGTCGGCACCCGACGTCTTCCGGCTGATCTGCGGCGAGCGCACGGAGGCGTTCTGGCTCGATGGCGGCGAAACGAGCTACATCGGCTTGGGGGAGCCGATCCTTCCCCGGGAAGATGTGCTCGGCACCCTGCGCGCTGAGCTGGCCGAGCCGCTCTGGCCCTCCCTCGGAGTCGTCGGCTGGATCGGGTACGAGGTTCTCACGGAGACGATCGGCCCCGTCGGCCGTGGGCGACCGTCTCCGTACCCCGACGCGGCGTTCCTGCGGGTCGACCGGCTGGTGGCGGTGCACCGCGACGGCAGCGCCGAACTCCGGGCGGCCGGCGACCGCTGGGAGGGCGACCTCGAGCTCTGGCGCCGCCGCACGGTCGAACTGCTCGAGACCCCGGGCCACAGCGTGGCGGCCCCCATGCACGATCCGGAGGCGGGTCCGGGGGCCCCGCTCCCGGTCGCCTGGCGCGACACCGACGCTGAGTATCTCGCGAAGATCGCCGACTGCCAGCGCTCCATCGCTGCCGGTGACGCCTACGTTCTGAACCTCACCACAGAAGTCACGGTGCGGGGCTCCCTCGACGCCGTCGCCGTCTACCACGCCCTCCGGCGGGAGTCGCCGAGCGATCACGGTGCCCTTCTCCGCATCGGCGGCGTCAGTCTGCTGAGCGCATCGCCCGAAGTGTTCCTCCGGGTGGGCGTCGACGGCCGAGTCAGCACGTCGCCGGTGAAGGGCACGCGCGCGCGCTCCGAGCATCCGACTCTGGATGCCCGTGCTGCAGCCGCGCTCGAAGCCGACCCCAAGGAGCGGGCCGAGAACACGATGATCGTCGACCTGATGCGGAACGATCTCACTCGCGTCTGCCGCCCCGGCAGCGTTGAGGTCACGCGTCTGCTGTCCGTCGAGACGCACCCGCAGGTGCACCAGCTGGTCAGCACGGTCGAGGGGATCCTCCGCGAGGGCCTCGGAGCCGTCGACGCCGTTGCGGCGACCTTTCCCGCCGGCTCGATGACGGGAACGCCGAAGCTGAGTGCCGTCGCGATTCTCGACCGGCTCGAGGATCGCGCCCGGGGGCTCTATGCGGGAGCATTCGGGTTCTTCGGCACCGACGGCCGCGCCGAGCTGGCCATGACCATCCGGTCCATCGTGATCGACGGAGAACGCGCCTCGATCGGCGTCGGCGGCGGCATCACCGCCCTCTCGGTGCCGGCCGAGGAACTCGCGGAGACCAAGCTCAAGGCCGCGGCCCTGCTCCGCGCCCTGGCGGCGACCTGA
- a CDS encoding WXG100 family type VII secretion target, whose translation MTPGFWGVDAGELRALAKDFDQKASQLQGLLSTLTVEINRTQAWGGPDAESFRQQWNSTHRTSLQNANSVLTAASTALVRNADEQEQASAADGSGGPGTGGGPGGSGPGGSGPGSGAPGSPGTPGAPEDDDLLRDLLENPALLATRELFDSLGVVDGANALAQLRLLGSFGSLDDALRFSQFAGKFDVLNDFLGGRNWGAATQGLSNLLGDGALAGRLGSAAEFLGSAGKVLGPAGVVLGVVGVGTDIAEGNYGRAGYDGVATGLGFAALVTPPPADLVLGAAAGTMALGGLLYDHVPVFHDAVDGTIAAAGDGAEAIGDGAVALAHGAEDFAGDVADKAKDLWPF comes from the coding sequence ATGACGCCGGGGTTTTGGGGAGTGGACGCGGGTGAGCTTCGAGCCCTCGCAAAGGATTTCGACCAGAAGGCATCTCAGCTGCAGGGACTGCTCAGCACCCTGACCGTCGAGATCAACCGCACGCAGGCCTGGGGCGGGCCCGATGCGGAATCGTTCCGCCAGCAGTGGAACTCGACGCATCGCACATCGCTCCAGAACGCCAACAGCGTGCTCACGGCGGCCTCGACCGCGCTCGTGCGGAACGCCGACGAGCAGGAGCAGGCCAGCGCCGCCGACGGCTCCGGTGGGCCGGGCACGGGTGGCGGCCCCGGCGGGAGCGGGCCCGGCGGTTCCGGCCCCGGCAGCGGCGCCCCGGGTTCTCCGGGAACCCCTGGCGCGCCTGAGGACGACGACCTCCTGCGCGATCTGCTGGAGAATCCGGCGCTCCTCGCCACCCGCGAACTGTTCGACTCGCTCGGCGTGGTCGACGGGGCCAACGCCCTCGCCCAGCTGCGTTTGCTCGGCTCGTTCGGGTCGCTCGACGACGCCCTCCGCTTCAGCCAGTTCGCCGGCAAGTTCGACGTGCTCAACGACTTTCTCGGCGGCCGCAACTGGGGGGCTGCGACCCAGGGCCTCAGCAACCTGCTCGGCGATGGTGCTCTGGCCGGCCGGCTCGGCTCGGCGGCGGAGTTCCTCGGCTCCGCGGGCAAAGTGCTCGGCCCCGCGGGTGTCGTACTCGGCGTGGTCGGCGTCGGCACGGACATCGCCGAGGGCAACTACGGCCGGGCCGGTTACGACGGTGTCGCGACGGGGCTCGGCTTCGCCGCCCTGGTCACCCCGCCACCCGCCGACCTCGTCCTCGGTGCCGCCGCCGGCACGATGGCGCTCGGCGGCCTGCTCTACGACCACGTTCCGGTGTTCCACGATGCGGTGGACGGTACGATCGCGGCCGCCGGTGACGGTGCCGAGGCCATCGGCGACGGGGCAGTGGCGCTCGCCCACGGTGCCGAGGACTTCGCGGGCGACGTCGCCGACAAAGCCAAAGACCTGTGGCCGTTCTGA
- a CDS encoding MmcQ/YjbR family DNA-binding protein: MDRVSLVDTALRVAASFPAVTQGQPFGEGAEVFKVVGKVFAIVDTSDDGSGAAHHHSHSVITLKCAPPHGRSLVRDHPGIIPGYHMNKEHWISVCPTDDIDETLVEDLVGNSYDIIVAQLPRAKRPSA; this comes from the coding sequence ATGGATCGGGTCTCGCTCGTCGATACAGCCCTGCGGGTGGCGGCGTCCTTTCCCGCCGTCACCCAGGGGCAGCCGTTCGGTGAGGGCGCCGAGGTCTTCAAGGTCGTCGGCAAGGTGTTCGCGATCGTGGACACCTCCGACGACGGCAGCGGAGCCGCGCATCACCATAGCCATTCCGTGATCACCCTGAAGTGCGCGCCGCCGCACGGCCGCTCACTCGTGCGGGACCACCCCGGCATCATTCCCGGCTACCACATGAACAAGGAGCACTGGATCTCGGTCTGCCCCACCGACGACATCGACGAGACCCTGGTCGAAGACCTCGTCGGCAACTCGTACGACATCATCGTCGCGCAGCTCCCCCGTGCGAAACGCCCGAGCGCCTAG
- a CDS encoding iron chaperone: MTAEDAASFSAEEKAAMKERAKELKTAARRKATGAKADPLADQLEKIAELPEPDRSTARRIHDIVSASAPALTPKTWYGMPGWARDGKVVVFFQSSAKFSTRYSTLGFNDSAALDEGDMWPTSYAIAELTPEVEARIADLAARAAS, encoded by the coding sequence ATGACCGCCGAGGACGCCGCGAGCTTCAGCGCCGAAGAGAAGGCCGCGATGAAGGAGCGCGCGAAGGAGCTGAAGACAGCCGCGCGCCGGAAGGCCACGGGCGCGAAGGCCGATCCGCTCGCCGATCAGCTCGAGAAGATCGCCGAACTGCCCGAACCCGACCGCAGCACGGCCCGGCGCATCCACGACATCGTCAGCGCCAGCGCCCCCGCCCTCACGCCGAAGACGTGGTACGGGATGCCCGGCTGGGCCCGCGACGGAAAAGTGGTCGTCTTCTTCCAGAGTTCCGCGAAGTTCAGCACGCGGTACTCCACCCTCGGTTTCAACGATTCGGCGGCTCTCGACGAGGGCGACATGTGGCCGACGTCGTACGCGATCGCCGAGCTGACCCCCGAAGTCGAGGCCCGCATCGCCGACCTGGCGGCACGCGCGGCGAGCTGA